The Harpia harpyja isolate bHarHar1 chromosome 13, bHarHar1 primary haplotype, whole genome shotgun sequence genome contains a region encoding:
- the CST7 gene encoding cystatin-F isoform X3 has translation MHDRCCYHQARALWLDFEPIRALKEAHLPSQEAGRSLLLLAGSSSEAVEMAVNFACSFATLCCLALWSFTGTSGATYVPPPHSTMKPGSPVPMDTDNPGVRKAARFGVYRYNNSSNDLFLFKESQINKAMVQMLRCYFEVWITPWLHKAYVPVARCH, from the exons ATGCACGACCGGTGCTGCTATCACCAAGCCAGAGCTTTGTGGCTGGACTTTGAG ccAATAAGAGCACTCAAAGAGGCACATCTTCCCTCGCAGGAAGCAGGGCGGTCGCTCCTTTTGCTGGCGGGCTCCTCTTCTGAAGCGGTGGAGATGGCAGTGAACTTCGCCTGCAGCTTCGCCACACTTTGCTGTTTAGCACTCTGGAGCTTCACCGGGACTTCAGGCG CTACGTATGTCCCACCACCTCATTCGACCATGAAACCTGGCTCCCCGGTCCCAATGGACACCGACAACCCTGGTGTTCGCAAGGCAGCTCGCTTTGGGGTTTACAGATACAACAACAGTTCCAATGACCTCTTTCTGTTTAAGGAATCGCAAATAAACAAAGCCATGGTACAG ATGCTGAGATGCTATTTTGAGGTCTGGATAACGCCTTGGTTACATAAAGCATATGTCCCCGTTGCTCGCTGTCACTGA
- the CST7 gene encoding cystatin-F isoform X1, whose amino-acid sequence MHDRCCYHQARALWLDFEPIRALKEAHLPSQEAGRSLLLLAGSSSEAVEMAVNFACSFATLCCLALWSFTGTSGATYVPPPHSTMKPGSPVPMDTDNPGVRKAARFGVYRYNNSSNDLFLFKESQINKAMVQIVRGLKYMLHVEIGRTVCEKREHSSLDSCHFQRKKNLQQMLRCYFEVWITPWLHKAYVPVARCH is encoded by the exons ATGCACGACCGGTGCTGCTATCACCAAGCCAGAGCTTTGTGGCTGGACTTTGAG ccAATAAGAGCACTCAAAGAGGCACATCTTCCCTCGCAGGAAGCAGGGCGGTCGCTCCTTTTGCTGGCGGGCTCCTCTTCTGAAGCGGTGGAGATGGCAGTGAACTTCGCCTGCAGCTTCGCCACACTTTGCTGTTTAGCACTCTGGAGCTTCACCGGGACTTCAGGCG CTACGTATGTCCCACCACCTCATTCGACCATGAAACCTGGCTCCCCGGTCCCAATGGACACCGACAACCCTGGTGTTCGCAAGGCAGCTCGCTTTGGGGTTTACAGATACAACAACAGTTCCAATGACCTCTTTCTGTTTAAGGAATCGCAAATAAACAAAGCCATGGTACAG ATTGTCAGAGGGCTGAAATACATGCTCCACGTGGAAATTGGACGCACCGTGTGTGAGAAGAGGGAGCACTCCAGCCTCGACAGCTGTcacttccagaggaaaaaaaacctgcaacag ATGCTGAGATGCTATTTTGAGGTCTGGATAACGCCTTGGTTACATAAAGCATATGTCCCCGTTGCTCGCTGTCACTGA
- the CST7 gene encoding cystatin-F isoform X2: MHDRCCYHQARALWLDFEEAGRSLLLLAGSSSEAVEMAVNFACSFATLCCLALWSFTGTSGATYVPPPHSTMKPGSPVPMDTDNPGVRKAARFGVYRYNNSSNDLFLFKESQINKAMVQIVRGLKYMLHVEIGRTVCEKREHSSLDSCHFQRKKNLQQMLRCYFEVWITPWLHKAYVPVARCH; the protein is encoded by the exons ATGCACGACCGGTGCTGCTATCACCAAGCCAGAGCTTTGTGGCTGGACTTTGAG GAAGCAGGGCGGTCGCTCCTTTTGCTGGCGGGCTCCTCTTCTGAAGCGGTGGAGATGGCAGTGAACTTCGCCTGCAGCTTCGCCACACTTTGCTGTTTAGCACTCTGGAGCTTCACCGGGACTTCAGGCG CTACGTATGTCCCACCACCTCATTCGACCATGAAACCTGGCTCCCCGGTCCCAATGGACACCGACAACCCTGGTGTTCGCAAGGCAGCTCGCTTTGGGGTTTACAGATACAACAACAGTTCCAATGACCTCTTTCTGTTTAAGGAATCGCAAATAAACAAAGCCATGGTACAG ATTGTCAGAGGGCTGAAATACATGCTCCACGTGGAAATTGGACGCACCGTGTGTGAGAAGAGGGAGCACTCCAGCCTCGACAGCTGTcacttccagaggaaaaaaaacctgcaacag ATGCTGAGATGCTATTTTGAGGTCTGGATAACGCCTTGGTTACATAAAGCATATGTCCCCGTTGCTCGCTGTCACTGA